In a single window of the Papaver somniferum cultivar HN1 chromosome 8, ASM357369v1, whole genome shotgun sequence genome:
- the LOC113305378 gene encoding egg cell-secreted protein 1.2-like yields the protein MGTAESQPLAPTQLDTVQIPGLFPPLLPGPYNPEIGKCWSTLVDIQGCQAEILNFLFTFQLRLGPACCKAIIDLSETCLPAVFSSDWGWGRGILFNPVYPNVVKGYCASITGGKTSPLARSTKLHLN from the coding sequence ATGGGTACAGCTGAATCCCAACCTCTAGCACCAACCCAACTGGATACAGTTCAGATTCCCGGGCTGTTTCCACCACTACTACCAGGTCCATACAATCCAGAAATCGGGAAGTGTTGGTCAACTCTTGTTGATATCCAAGGTTGCCAAGCTGAGATCTTGAATTTCCTATTTACATTTCAGCTTCGTCTAGGTCCTGCATGTTGCAAAGCTATCATTGACCTCAGTGAAACTTGCTTGCCAGCTGTTTTCTCATCGGATTGGGGGTGGGGAAGAGGAATACTGTTCAACCCTGTTTACCCAAATGTAGTCAAGGGATATTGTGCGTCCATAACTGGAGGGAAAACATCACCACTTGCTCGCTCAACAAAATTGCACCTTAACTAG
- the LOC113304876 gene encoding putative transferase At4g12130, mitochondrial: MQIFKNSASPIYRIYRNRSLHSRFFCNNQQQKSHFEDVGSSMASHLKTRSVIRFRGPDTIKFLQGLVTNDVRKFGEAIGEKTSTLTTPNVSTVSETPIYAAMLTPQGRFLYDLFIYRPSRSYEKLDKTGSKPGSNPADDLFDLLADVDATVMDELMDCFHKFRLRSKVDIENVSEEFSCWQRFGKNLSTSSDSKEEPEASALGWGAGVDKAGQSSTKGNSSGWQWYKDPRLDSLGFRGIFPSNTTPPLIEANKETDELNYLQWRVEKGVAEGSTEIPKGEAIPLEYNLAGLNAISFDKGCYVGQESVARTHHRGVIRKRLLPLKFLNKSGNEVDQKVTPGSEVVGVSSDKKVGTVTTALGSRGMGLLRLEEAFKGSGSLSLKGQDDVKIEVIRPDWWPSEWFPDH; encoded by the exons atgcaAATTTTCAAGAATTCAGCATCCCCAATTTACAGAATCTACAGAAACAGAAGCTTGCATTCAAGATTCTTCTGTaataatcaacaacaaaaatCTCATTTTGAAGATGTAGGTTCTTCAATGGCCTCACATCTAAAAACACGATCTGTAATTCGTTTTAGAGGTCCTGATACTATTAAGTTTCTTCAAGGATTAGTAACAAATGATGTAAGAAAGTTTGGTGAAGCAATTGGGGAAAAAACATCAACTTTAACTACACCAAATGTGTCAACAGTATCAGAAACACCCATTTATGCAGCAATGCTTACACCTCAAGGGAGGTTTTTGTATGATTTGTTTATTTATAGACCTTCTCGTTCTTACGAGAAGCTTGATAAAACTGGTTCTAAACCTGGTTCAAACCCAGCAGATGACCTTTTTGATTTGCTTGCTGATGTTGATGCTACTGTTATGGATGAGCTCATGGATTGCTTTCACAA ATTTCGGCTAAGATCAAAAGTTGATATTGAAAATGTGAGTGAGGAATTTTCTTGCTGGCAACGTTTTGGTAAGAACCTATCTACATCATCTGACTCGAAAGAAGAACCTGAGGCTTCAGCTCTTGGCTGGGGAGCTGGTGTTGACAAAGCCGGTCAGTCATCTACAAAAGGGAATAGTTCTGGTTGGCAATGGTACAAAGATCCTAGATTGGATAGTCTTGGTTTCAGGGGAATTTTTCCTTCAAATACAACAC CACCATTGATTGAGGCAAACAAAGAAACTGATGAGCTAAATTACCTTCAATGGAGAGTAGAGAAGGGAGTGGCAGAGGGCTCAACTGAGATTCCTAAAG GTGAGGCAATTCCGCTCGAGTACAATCTTGCTGGCTTGAATGCTATAAGCTTTGATAAAGGATGCTATGTCGGGCAGGAGTCGGTTGCTCGAACTCACCACCGTGGTGTCATTCGAAAACGCCTGCTTCCTTTGAAATTTCTCAACAAAAGCGGAAATG AAGTAGACCAAAAGGTAACTCCAGGATCGGAAGTAGTTGGAGTTTCATCTGACAAGAAAGTTGGGACTGTCACAACTGCACTTGGGTCTCGTGGTATGGGCCTACTGAGGCTAGAAGAAGCCTTTAAAGGATCAGGCTCCTTGAGTCTTAAAGGGCAAGATGATGTAAAGATCGAAGTTATTAGACCAGATTGGTGGCCTTCTGAATGGTTTCCAGATCATTAA